A genomic region of Lagopus muta isolate bLagMut1 chromosome 19, bLagMut1 primary, whole genome shotgun sequence contains the following coding sequences:
- the LOC125702714 gene encoding LOW QUALITY PROTEIN: orexigenic neuropeptide QRFP (The sequence of the model RefSeq protein was modified relative to this genomic sequence to represent the inferred CDS: deleted 1 base in 1 codon), protein MPPRMLSALPSLSLPVPPQMRASYSLSCFILLSLGACCPPHEPRHPEDALEPRWRGAVAEAAGPCGWAAPTRRRSKELGTLLGISRVLRGYGQQHGRGPRGRQEGSEKRGGGGTLGDLAEELNGYSRKKGGFAFRFGR, encoded by the exons ATGCCCCCAAGGATGCTGAGCGCTTTGCCATCTCTCTCCCTCCCTGTG CCCCCCCAGATGAGAGCATCCTACTCGCTGTCCTGCTTCATCCTGCTCAGCCTGGGGgcctgctgcccaccccacGAGCCCCGACACCCCGAGGATGCGCTGGAGCCACGCTGGCGAGGAGCGGTGGCTGAGGCCGCGGGTCCCTGTGGGTGGGCAGCCCCAACGCGGCGGCGAAGCAAGGagctgggcacgctgctgggcATCTCCCGGGTGCTGCGGGGCTACGGGCAGCAGCACGGCAGGGGCCCACGGGGACGGCAGGAGGGCTCAGAGAAGCGCGGCGGTGGCGGCACGCTGGGGGACCTGGCTGAGGAACTCAATGGctacagcaggaagaaaggtGGCTTCGCCTTCCGTTTCGGGAGGTGA